A stretch of the Cryptosporangium minutisporangium genome encodes the following:
- a CDS encoding SDR family oxidoreductase yields the protein MTTALVTGATAGLGAAFARALAAERRDLVLVARDADRLAATATELTEKYSVEVEVLPADLVSDEGCALVEARLADAARPVELLVNNAGIGLRSGFVENTIDDEERMLRLNVRAVMRLTHAAVPGMIARGHGDVLNVSSVAGFGPTAPGSTYSATKAWVTTFSESVHLTLKHQGVRVIALCPGFVRTEFHQRADIPTGDIPDALWLDADKVVRDALADLRRGRPTSVPSVRYKVLGGIVRYAPRPVYLRLIGRAAKTVGRTTTPPRD from the coding sequence ATGACGACAGCACTGGTCACCGGCGCGACGGCCGGGCTCGGCGCAGCGTTCGCCCGGGCACTCGCCGCCGAGCGACGCGACCTGGTCCTGGTTGCTCGCGACGCCGACCGCCTCGCCGCGACGGCGACGGAACTGACCGAGAAGTACTCCGTCGAGGTCGAGGTACTCCCCGCCGACCTGGTCAGCGACGAGGGCTGCGCGTTGGTCGAGGCCCGCTTGGCGGACGCCGCTCGCCCGGTGGAGCTGCTGGTCAACAACGCGGGCATCGGGCTCCGCTCGGGCTTCGTCGAGAACACGATCGACGACGAGGAGCGCATGCTGCGGCTCAACGTCCGGGCGGTCATGCGGCTCACCCACGCGGCGGTGCCGGGGATGATCGCGCGCGGTCACGGCGACGTGCTCAACGTGTCGTCGGTCGCGGGCTTCGGACCTACCGCGCCGGGCTCGACGTACTCGGCCACCAAAGCCTGGGTGACGACGTTCAGCGAGTCGGTGCACCTCACGCTGAAGCACCAGGGCGTCCGAGTGATCGCGCTGTGCCCCGGCTTCGTCCGCACCGAGTTCCACCAGCGTGCGGACATCCCGACCGGCGACATCCCGGACGCGCTCTGGCTCGACGCCGACAAGGTCGTTCGGGACGCGCTCGCCGACCTGCGCCGGGGCCGCCCCACCAGCGTGCCGAGCGTCCGCTACAAAGTTCTGGGCGGGATCGTGCGCTACGCACCACGCCCGGTTTACCTCCGGTTGATCGGGCGCGCCGCGAAGACCGTCGGCAGGACGACTACACCGCCGAGAGACTGA
- the pyrE gene encoding orotate phosphoribosyltransferase encodes MADRDELLDLIRDLAVVHGKVTLSSGREADYYVDLRRVTLHHAAAPLIGGVLLDTTADWSFDAVGGLTLGADPVAAAMLHAAAARGRKLDAFVVRKGEKAHGLQRRIEGPDVAGRRVLAVEDTSTTGGSVLTAVEALRAAGAEVVGVAVVVDRGAGPAVEAAGLPYRAAYSLADLDLS; translated from the coding sequence GTGGCCGACCGTGATGAGCTCCTCGACCTGATCCGTGACCTCGCCGTCGTGCACGGCAAGGTGACCCTCAGCAGTGGCCGTGAGGCCGACTACTACGTCGACCTGCGCCGGGTGACGCTGCACCACGCGGCGGCGCCGCTGATCGGCGGTGTCCTGCTCGACACCACGGCCGATTGGTCGTTCGACGCCGTCGGTGGGCTGACGCTCGGCGCCGACCCGGTCGCCGCCGCGATGCTGCACGCCGCCGCCGCGCGAGGCCGCAAGCTCGACGCGTTCGTCGTCCGCAAGGGCGAGAAGGCCCACGGCCTGCAGCGACGGATCGAGGGCCCGGACGTGGCCGGGCGTCGCGTCCTCGCGGTGGAGGACACGTCGACCACCGGCGGCAGCGTGCTCACCGCGGTGGAAGCCCTGCGGGCAGCGGGCGCGGAGGTCGTCGGTGTGGCGGTCGTCGTCGACCGGGGAGCCGGACCGGCCGTCGAGGCGGCCGGCCTGCCGTACCGCGCCGCCTACTCGCTCGCCGACCTCGACCTCAGCTGA
- a CDS encoding NAD-dependent epimerase/dehydratase family protein — protein sequence MRLLVLGGTKLLGSAVVRAALDAGWHVTTLTRGLHGAPPPGVDARTGDRTTPAGLAALGDDEWDVCIDTSGYVPRDVRLSARTLAGRVGRYVFVSTVNVYPDWPERPVTSSSPVSDCPPDAGPDDGDYGYLKSGCERAVLESFPDATTINRAGLIFGPRDNIARVSWWVQRVAAGGEVLAPGRPDQPLALIDARDMAEWMLGAPPGAFVVNSAAGTQTFGSLLATARDVTGSDARFTWADDQVLLDASVEPWTELPLWLPESMSGHAWDLDVSGAYATGLRIRPLAESMSGHAWDLDVSGAYATGLRIRPLAESLADVWEWVREHGLPSPEDAERPTELEKRMSREREQKILTGLA from the coding sequence ATGCGACTTCTCGTACTCGGTGGAACGAAGCTTCTCGGGAGTGCGGTGGTACGTGCTGCCCTGGATGCCGGCTGGCACGTCACGACGCTGACCCGAGGTCTCCACGGTGCGCCGCCGCCGGGTGTCGACGCCCGGACCGGTGACCGGACGACACCCGCCGGGTTGGCCGCGCTCGGCGACGACGAGTGGGACGTCTGCATCGACACGTCGGGGTACGTGCCGCGGGACGTCCGGCTGAGTGCGCGGACGCTCGCCGGCCGGGTCGGACGCTACGTGTTCGTCTCGACCGTCAACGTGTACCCGGACTGGCCGGAGCGGCCGGTGACCAGCTCCTCCCCGGTCAGCGACTGCCCGCCCGACGCTGGACCGGACGACGGTGACTACGGGTACCTGAAGTCCGGATGCGAACGGGCGGTGCTCGAGTCGTTTCCGGACGCCACGACGATCAACCGCGCGGGGCTGATCTTCGGTCCGCGGGACAACATCGCCCGGGTGTCGTGGTGGGTCCAACGGGTGGCGGCCGGCGGCGAGGTGCTGGCACCGGGGCGTCCGGACCAACCGCTGGCGCTGATCGACGCGCGGGACATGGCGGAGTGGATGCTGGGCGCGCCGCCCGGTGCGTTCGTCGTCAACTCGGCCGCGGGTACCCAGACGTTCGGGTCCCTGCTCGCCACCGCGCGGGACGTCACCGGGTCGGACGCGCGCTTCACCTGGGCGGACGACCAGGTGCTGCTGGACGCGTCGGTGGAGCCGTGGACCGAGCTGCCGCTCTGGCTGCCTGAGTCGATGTCCGGGCACGCGTGGGATCTGGACGTGTCCGGCGCGTACGCAACCGGTCTGCGCATCCGCCCGCTGGCTGAGTCGATGTCCGGGCACGCGTGGGATCTGGACGTGTCCGGCGCGTACGCAACCGGTCTGCGCATCCGCCCGCTGGCTGAGTCGCTGGCCGACGTCTGGGAGTGGGTGCGGGAGCACGGGCTGCCCTCGCCCGAGGACGCCGAGCGCCCCACCGAGCTGGAGAAGCGGATGTCCCGCGAGCGCGAGCAGAAGATCCTCACGGGCCTCGCCTAG
- a CDS encoding GNAT family N-acetyltransferase has translation MQTLTVEAVDPRSDEAFRRWFSVLTAAHPVDQPHLPPPVLTEARDDAPPPDDPYDRWHHLVAVAGGESVGAARIELTSDSPNLAYFELVVRPDQRRRGIGSALLAGVESWVLGSGRAVALSETRRPFQDEREGGAGPDGGAAFAERHGYRAGPVSVLRTLDLPVAEQRLAAADPGPVPGYRVVTWTDRCPEELLEARAALNTEMSTDDPAAGTHRQAEVWDGARVRAYEDRSISHGRRKLCAGAVHERTGELVAATVIAGVGAQRTHVHQWGTVVGRKHRGHRLGMLVKVANLRHLASAWPEARQISSWNGDANASMIAINAALGYRVVGDGTDWEKVLGSSPSVGERVRR, from the coding sequence GTGCAGACGTTGACGGTGGAGGCGGTAGACCCGCGGAGCGACGAGGCGTTCCGGCGCTGGTTCTCGGTGCTGACCGCCGCGCACCCGGTCGACCAGCCGCACCTGCCCCCGCCGGTGCTCACCGAGGCGCGGGACGACGCGCCGCCGCCCGACGACCCGTACGACCGCTGGCACCACCTGGTCGCCGTGGCCGGAGGCGAGAGCGTTGGCGCGGCGCGGATCGAGCTGACGTCCGACAGCCCGAACCTGGCGTACTTCGAACTCGTCGTCCGTCCGGACCAGCGCCGCCGAGGGATCGGCTCGGCGCTGCTCGCGGGCGTGGAGAGCTGGGTGCTCGGGTCGGGCCGTGCGGTGGCGCTCAGCGAGACGCGGCGTCCGTTCCAGGATGAGCGGGAGGGCGGCGCAGGGCCCGACGGTGGTGCGGCGTTCGCGGAGAGACACGGCTACCGCGCCGGCCCGGTCTCGGTGCTGCGGACGCTGGATCTTCCGGTAGCGGAGCAGCGACTGGCCGCCGCCGATCCCGGCCCGGTGCCCGGCTACCGGGTGGTGACGTGGACTGATCGCTGCCCGGAGGAGTTGCTGGAGGCGCGCGCCGCGCTCAACACGGAGATGTCCACAGATGATCCGGCGGCCGGTACACACCGTCAGGCCGAGGTGTGGGACGGCGCCCGGGTGCGGGCGTACGAGGACCGGTCGATCAGCCACGGGCGGCGTAAGTTGTGCGCCGGCGCCGTCCACGAGCGCACCGGCGAGCTGGTCGCGGCGACGGTGATCGCCGGCGTCGGTGCGCAGCGGACCCACGTTCACCAGTGGGGGACGGTCGTGGGACGGAAGCACCGCGGGCATCGACTCGGGATGCTCGTGAAGGTCGCGAACCTGCGGCACCTGGCTTCCGCGTGGCCCGAGGCGCGGCAGATCTCGTCGTGGAACGGCGATGCGAACGCGTCGATGATCGCGATCAACGCGGCCCTCGGGTACCGGGTCGTCGGTGACGGGACCGATTGGGAGAAGGTGCTCGGCTCCAGCCCCAGCGTCGGAGAGCGCGTTCGCCGGTAG
- a CDS encoding DUF695 domain-containing protein has protein sequence MALFERRTRDPRDSIAAFWSWWARARDQVGAGLDRDDLGKLHRDLTGRVRAIHPELAWELTSGREAKHALVVSPEGSPALRPVTERWLRAGPGPDADWEYYASRQPDPAAYTGSVQLGGRPFHPGSARFGFEIDLDRARVHVAVWHPDFPRLDEAIRLQASFLLLDWALGEDDVERWLGEVKVTGEDQPYGVDALRAAVAELAAHYKHGEWVTVDGFDDRDRPVAVRVRVPFARLDYPLYDLHGRVRMAFAPGSAEEAALDGIQNGLLGRLGDSAVLVAVVTVSGVRTLHLYADSNGVVPDQVAAWATQQSIQITPEWRPDPGWEAVRGLY, from the coding sequence ATGGCGCTGTTCGAACGTCGCACGCGCGACCCCCGGGACAGCATTGCCGCGTTCTGGAGCTGGTGGGCACGCGCTCGCGACCAAGTGGGCGCCGGGCTCGACCGCGACGACCTCGGCAAGCTGCATCGAGACCTCACCGGACGAGTCCGCGCCATCCATCCGGAGCTGGCCTGGGAACTGACGTCCGGACGCGAGGCCAAGCACGCGCTGGTGGTCAGCCCGGAGGGCTCTCCGGCGTTGCGTCCGGTGACCGAACGCTGGCTGCGGGCCGGGCCGGGACCGGACGCCGACTGGGAGTACTACGCCTCCCGGCAGCCCGATCCGGCGGCGTACACCGGCTCGGTCCAGCTCGGGGGCCGGCCGTTCCACCCGGGCTCCGCCCGGTTCGGATTCGAGATCGACCTCGACCGCGCACGGGTGCACGTGGCGGTCTGGCACCCCGACTTTCCCCGGTTGGACGAGGCGATCCGGCTGCAGGCGTCGTTCCTGCTCCTCGACTGGGCCCTCGGTGAGGACGACGTCGAGCGCTGGCTGGGCGAGGTCAAGGTCACCGGGGAGGACCAGCCGTACGGCGTCGACGCGCTGCGCGCGGCTGTGGCGGAGCTGGCTGCCCACTACAAGCACGGTGAGTGGGTGACCGTGGACGGGTTCGACGACCGTGACCGGCCGGTCGCGGTCCGGGTTCGGGTGCCGTTCGCCCGCCTCGACTATCCGCTCTACGACCTGCACGGACGAGTGCGGATGGCGTTCGCGCCCGGCTCGGCGGAGGAGGCCGCGCTCGACGGCATCCAGAACGGGTTGCTGGGTCGGCTCGGTGACTCCGCCGTGCTGGTGGCGGTCGTGACCGTCTCCGGCGTCCGCACGCTGCACCTCTACGCGGACAGCAACGGCGTGGTGCCGGACCAGGTGGCGGCTTGGGCGACGCAGCAGTCCATCCAGATCACGCCGGAGTGGCGTCCCGATCCCGGCTGGGAAGCGGTTCGCGGCCTCTACTGA
- a CDS encoding aldo/keto reductase, producing the protein MGDVPYLTLNNGVRIPQLGFGVWQVPADEVVGPVRTALETGYRHIDTAAAYGNEEGVGQAIRESGVPREDIFVTTKLWNADHGRAAEAFDASLKRLGLDYVDLYLIHWPRPDQDRYVDAYQAMERVLADGRAKAIGVSNFHKSHLDRLMAETDVVPAVNQIELHPGFNQDELRAYNTQHGILTEAWSPIGQGQGLLDEPELAKIADAVGRTPAQTVLRWHIQLGNIVFPKSVTPSRIRENFEVFDFELDADQMAAISALPGERIGADPDTATF; encoded by the coding sequence ATGGGTGACGTGCCTTATCTGACCCTGAACAACGGAGTCCGAATCCCGCAGCTGGGCTTCGGCGTGTGGCAGGTGCCGGCGGACGAGGTGGTCGGACCGGTACGCACCGCGCTGGAAACGGGCTACCGGCACATCGACACGGCCGCCGCGTACGGCAACGAGGAGGGCGTCGGGCAGGCGATCCGGGAGTCCGGCGTTCCCCGGGAAGACATCTTCGTCACGACGAAGCTGTGGAACGCCGACCACGGACGTGCGGCCGAGGCCTTCGACGCCAGCCTGAAGCGGCTCGGCCTGGACTACGTCGATCTGTACCTGATCCACTGGCCGCGCCCCGACCAGGACCGGTACGTCGACGCGTACCAGGCGATGGAGCGGGTCCTGGCCGACGGCCGGGCCAAGGCGATCGGTGTGTCGAACTTCCACAAGTCGCACCTCGACCGGCTGATGGCGGAGACCGACGTGGTGCCCGCGGTGAACCAGATCGAGCTGCACCCCGGCTTCAACCAGGACGAGCTGCGCGCCTACAACACGCAGCACGGCATCCTGACCGAGGCGTGGAGCCCGATCGGGCAGGGCCAGGGGCTGCTCGACGAGCCGGAGCTGGCCAAGATCGCCGACGCGGTGGGCCGGACGCCTGCGCAGACCGTGCTGCGGTGGCACATCCAGCTCGGGAACATCGTGTTCCCGAAGTCGGTGACGCCGAGCCGGATCCGCGAGAACTTCGAGGTCTTCGACTTCGAGCTGGACGCCGACCAGATGGCGGCGATCAGCGCGCTGCCGGGCGAGCGCATCGGCGCCGACCCCGACACCGCGACGTTCTGA
- a CDS encoding DedA family protein gives MQVSETVHAANELLAANPIDPKYLVTTFGLFGIWAILFAETGLLLGFFLPGDSLLFLAGIATSATGATIVGASLSLPGMLIGGPICAIAGAQFGHFLGAKYGRRLFDRPNSRLFKGIYVEKAEQAFVKFGPAKAVVFARFIPIVRTFLNPVAGMLGMPTRQFFLWNVVGAILWVDGIVLLGYFLGDVVDENFPIDKYLVPGIAFIIFLSILPVLIEWIRSRRHKKNEPEAAADEAPLGSGTPPKF, from the coding sequence GTGCAGGTATCCGAGACCGTCCACGCCGCCAACGAGCTGCTCGCCGCGAACCCGATCGATCCGAAGTATCTGGTCACGACCTTCGGCCTGTTCGGCATCTGGGCGATCCTCTTCGCCGAGACCGGCCTGCTGCTGGGCTTCTTCCTGCCTGGCGACTCGCTGCTCTTCCTCGCCGGGATCGCGACGTCGGCGACCGGCGCGACGATCGTCGGCGCGTCGCTGAGCCTCCCGGGCATGCTGATCGGCGGTCCCATCTGCGCGATCGCCGGGGCCCAATTCGGGCACTTCCTCGGCGCCAAGTACGGCAGGCGACTGTTCGACCGGCCCAACTCGCGGCTGTTCAAGGGCATCTACGTGGAGAAGGCCGAGCAGGCTTTCGTGAAGTTCGGTCCGGCCAAGGCCGTCGTGTTCGCTCGGTTCATTCCGATCGTGCGGACGTTCCTCAACCCGGTCGCCGGAATGCTCGGCATGCCCACCAGGCAGTTCTTCCTGTGGAACGTGGTCGGCGCGATCCTCTGGGTCGACGGAATCGTGCTGCTCGGGTACTTCCTCGGCGACGTCGTGGACGAGAACTTCCCGATCGACAAGTACCTCGTGCCCGGCATCGCGTTCATCATCTTCCTCTCGATCCTGCCGGTCCTGATCGAGTGGATCCGCAGTCGTCGGCACAAGAAGAACGAGCCCGAGGCGGCCGCCGACGAGGCGCCGCTCGGGTCCGGTACGCCGCCGAAGTTCTGA
- a CDS encoding TetR/AcrR family transcriptional regulator produces the protein MSAEVTTNSPRRRPARRGEGDRLREEIVSAACGLLNETGEPSALSLRAVARKVGVATTSIYLHFDDIGALQRAVKSRWLDMLTEEVESAASAAGDDPRERILAISHAYVDSGMREPARYRVLFTAERVPLPEGVQYLGVGAYDAVLRIVRQALPDDVDANLFTMQFWCALHGIVMLRQARPNFPWPDLDAQVDDMITRLLESAVHRV, from the coding sequence ATGTCTGCCGAAGTGACGACGAACAGCCCTCGGCGCCGTCCGGCCAGGCGCGGGGAGGGCGATCGACTGCGGGAAGAGATCGTCAGCGCGGCATGCGGCTTGCTGAACGAGACCGGAGAACCGAGCGCGCTCTCGCTACGGGCGGTCGCCCGGAAGGTCGGGGTCGCCACCACGTCGATCTACCTGCACTTCGACGACATCGGCGCGCTCCAGCGGGCGGTGAAGAGCCGCTGGCTCGACATGCTCACCGAGGAGGTCGAATCCGCGGCCTCCGCTGCCGGCGACGATCCCAGGGAGCGAATCCTGGCGATCTCCCACGCCTATGTGGACTCGGGCATGCGCGAGCCCGCGCGGTACCGGGTGCTGTTCACCGCGGAGCGCGTACCGCTGCCCGAGGGCGTCCAATATCTGGGTGTCGGGGCCTACGACGCCGTGTTGCGGATCGTCCGGCAGGCGCTGCCGGACGACGTCGACGCGAACCTCTTCACCATGCAGTTCTGGTGCGCGCTGCACGGCATCGTGATGTTGCGTCAGGCCCGACCCAACTTCCCCTGGCCCGATCTGGACGCCCAGGTCGACGACATGATTACCCGGCTGCTCGAGTCAGCCGTGCACCGCGTCTGA
- the clpB gene encoding ATP-dependent chaperone ClpB has protein sequence MNAEILTTKSREVLATALSAASDAGHATMEPAHLLVALLDVDGSTAPALLRAVGASPEQVRVRATSALRRLPSASGASVAQPQVARATLNAIEAAERIAKPLGDEFVSTEHLLAGLAKAGGEVSDWLKSVGAGEDALVSAFTTVRGGNRRVTSPDPEGTYKALEKYGIDLTERAREGKIDPVIGRNAEIRRVVQVLSRRTKNNPVLIGEPGVGKTAVVEGLAQRIVAGDVPESLRNKRLISLDLGAMVAGAKYRGEFEERLKSVLEEIKSSDGQIVTFIDELHTVVGAGASGDSSMDAGNMLKPMLARGELRMVGATTLDEYRERIEKDPALERRFQQVMVGEPSVEDTIGILRGLRERYEAHHRVRITDAALVAAATLSDRYITSRFLPDKAIDLVDESASRLRMEIDSRPVEIDEKQRAVDRLRMEELALEKESDAASVERLKRIRQDLADRQEELAELNARWEQEKAGLNRVGELKQKLDDVRGQAERAQREGDLAQASQLLYGQIPALEKELAEASSTAEATTPMVKEEVGAGDIADVVAQWTGIPAGRLLEGETAKLLRMEDELGQRLIGQKEAVSAVSDAVRRARSGVADPDRPTGSFLFLGPTGVGKTELAKALAEFLFDDERAMVRIDMSEYGEKHSVARLVGAPPGYVGYEEGGQLTEAIRRRPYTVVLLDEVEKAHPDVFDILLQVLDDGRLTDGQGRTVDFRNTILVLTSNLGSQLITDPSLDDKGRKDAVMEVVRARFKPEFLNRLDDVVVFHALGTEELTRIVDIQLDRLGARLSDRRLTLQVSDAAREWLAIGGFDPVYGARPLRRLVQSAIGDQLARALLAGEVVDGDTVYVDVDAERDSLVVSSEPIIQL, from the coding sequence ATGAACGCTGAGATCCTTACCACCAAGAGCCGCGAGGTGCTGGCCACGGCCCTGTCCGCGGCGTCCGATGCCGGGCACGCGACGATGGAGCCCGCGCACCTGTTGGTCGCGCTGCTCGACGTCGACGGTTCGACTGCGCCTGCCCTGCTGCGTGCCGTGGGGGCGAGCCCTGAGCAAGTTCGGGTCCGTGCCACGTCCGCGCTGCGGCGCCTGCCCAGCGCGTCCGGCGCCAGCGTCGCCCAGCCCCAGGTCGCGCGGGCGACGCTGAACGCGATCGAGGCCGCCGAGCGGATCGCCAAGCCGCTCGGCGACGAGTTCGTCTCCACCGAGCACCTGCTAGCCGGTCTGGCAAAGGCGGGCGGCGAGGTCAGCGACTGGCTGAAGTCGGTCGGCGCCGGCGAGGACGCGCTGGTCAGCGCGTTCACCACGGTCCGCGGGGGCAACCGCCGGGTGACGTCGCCCGATCCGGAGGGCACGTACAAGGCCCTGGAGAAGTACGGCATCGACCTCACCGAGCGGGCCCGGGAGGGCAAGATCGACCCGGTCATCGGCCGGAACGCCGAGATCCGGCGGGTGGTCCAGGTGCTCTCCCGGCGCACGAAGAACAATCCGGTGCTCATCGGTGAGCCCGGCGTCGGTAAGACCGCGGTCGTCGAGGGCCTCGCCCAGCGCATCGTCGCCGGCGACGTGCCGGAGTCGCTGCGGAACAAGCGGCTGATCTCGCTCGACCTGGGTGCGATGGTCGCCGGCGCGAAGTACCGCGGTGAGTTCGAGGAGCGGCTGAAGAGCGTCCTCGAGGAGATCAAGAGTTCCGACGGGCAGATCGTCACGTTCATCGACGAGCTGCACACGGTGGTCGGCGCGGGTGCGTCCGGCGACTCGTCGATGGACGCAGGCAACATGCTCAAGCCGATGCTGGCCCGCGGTGAGCTGCGCATGGTCGGCGCCACCACGCTCGACGAGTACCGCGAGCGGATCGAGAAGGACCCCGCGCTGGAGCGGCGCTTCCAGCAGGTCATGGTCGGCGAGCCGAGCGTCGAGGACACCATCGGCATCCTCCGTGGCCTGCGCGAGCGGTACGAGGCGCACCACCGGGTGCGGATCACCGACGCTGCGCTGGTCGCCGCCGCGACGCTGTCCGACCGCTACATCACGTCCCGCTTCCTGCCCGACAAGGCGATCGACCTGGTCGACGAGTCGGCGTCCCGGCTGCGGATGGAGATCGACTCCCGTCCGGTCGAGATCGACGAGAAGCAGCGCGCGGTCGACCGGCTGCGGATGGAGGAGCTCGCGCTGGAGAAGGAGTCCGACGCGGCCTCCGTCGAGCGACTCAAGCGCATCCGGCAGGACCTCGCCGACCGGCAGGAGGAGCTCGCCGAGCTCAACGCCCGCTGGGAGCAGGAGAAGGCCGGCCTGAACCGGGTCGGTGAGCTGAAGCAGAAGCTGGACGACGTGCGAGGGCAGGCCGAGCGGGCTCAGCGCGAGGGTGACCTGGCGCAGGCGTCGCAGCTGCTCTACGGACAGATTCCGGCGCTGGAGAAGGAGCTGGCCGAGGCCTCCAGCACGGCCGAGGCGACCACTCCGATGGTCAAGGAGGAGGTCGGCGCCGGGGACATCGCCGACGTCGTCGCGCAGTGGACGGGTATCCCGGCCGGCCGGCTGCTGGAGGGTGAGACCGCCAAGCTGCTCCGGATGGAGGACGAGCTCGGCCAGCGTCTGATCGGGCAGAAGGAGGCCGTGTCCGCGGTGTCGGACGCGGTGCGCCGGGCCCGGTCCGGGGTGGCCGACCCCGACCGTCCGACCGGCTCGTTCCTGTTCCTGGGTCCGACCGGTGTCGGTAAGACCGAGCTGGCCAAGGCGCTGGCCGAGTTCCTGTTCGACGACGAGCGGGCGATGGTCCGGATCGACATGAGCGAGTACGGCGAGAAGCACTCGGTGGCTCGGCTCGTCGGTGCTCCGCCCGGTTACGTCGGGTACGAGGAGGGCGGTCAGCTCACCGAGGCGATCCGGCGGCGTCCGTACACGGTCGTCCTGCTCGACGAGGTGGAGAAGGCCCACCCGGACGTGTTCGACATCCTGCTGCAGGTGCTGGACGACGGCCGTCTGACCGACGGGCAGGGCCGGACCGTGGACTTCCGGAACACGATCCTGGTGCTGACCTCCAACCTGGGCTCGCAGCTGATCACCGACCCGTCGCTGGACGACAAGGGGCGGAAGGACGCGGTGATGGAGGTCGTCCGGGCGCGGTTCAAGCCCGAGTTCCTCAACCGGCTCGACGACGTGGTGGTGTTCCACGCGCTGGGCACCGAGGAGCTGACCCGCATCGTCGACATCCAGCTCGACCGGCTGGGCGCGCGGCTGTCCGACCGCCGGCTCACGCTGCAGGTCAGCGATGCTGCCCGGGAGTGGCTGGCGATCGGTGGGTTCGACCCGGTGTACGGCGCCCGGCCGCTGCGGCGGCTGGTGCAGTCCGCGATCGGTGACCAGCTGGCGCGGGCGCTGCTCGCCGGTGAGGTCGTGGACGGCGACACGGTCTACGTCGATGTCGACGCCGAGCGCGACTCGCTGGTGGTGAGCTCGGAGCCGATCATTCAGCTCTGA
- a CDS encoding FAD-dependent oxidoreductase: MAERLIVIGADAAGMSAASQARRRRDHRDLEIVAFERGTHTSYSACGIPYWIAGLVDERDDLIARTPEQHRDRDIDVRTGHTVLGIDLDRRTVTVREPLGDESSHEFDQLMVATGGEPVRPDWPGIDGRGVHGVQTLDDGEAVSASLRSRDAKRAVVIGGGYIGVEMAEALIRHDLQVTLVERAEQPMNTLDPDMGALVTDALKGFGVDVRTGVTVQGVELDDDGWVRAVATDAGEFAADVVVLGLGTRPGVTLARDAGLPIGPSGGIVTDRRMRVPGHDGIWAAGDCVEVVHRVTGRPAAIPLGTHANKQGRVAGINIGGGYATFPGVVGTAVTKVCELEIARTGLREAEAEEAGFAVVSASIESHTVAGYYPGANTVTVKLVAERGTGRLLGGQIVGGNGAAKRIDVLAVALWNGMTVDEMTGLDLGYAPPFSPVWDPVLVAARAASDAVHG; encoded by the coding sequence ATGGCAGAGCGGCTGATCGTGATCGGCGCTGACGCGGCCGGGATGAGCGCGGCCAGTCAGGCGCGGCGTCGGCGCGATCATCGGGACCTGGAGATCGTCGCCTTCGAGCGGGGAACGCACACGTCGTACTCCGCCTGCGGCATCCCGTACTGGATCGCCGGGCTGGTCGACGAGCGCGACGACCTGATTGCCCGCACCCCCGAACAGCATCGCGACCGGGACATCGATGTCCGCACCGGCCACACGGTCCTGGGCATCGACCTCGACCGCCGGACGGTTACGGTGCGCGAGCCGCTCGGCGACGAGAGCTCCCACGAATTCGACCAGTTGATGGTGGCCACCGGCGGCGAACCGGTCCGGCCGGACTGGCCGGGCATCGACGGCCGCGGCGTGCACGGCGTCCAGACGCTCGACGACGGCGAGGCGGTCAGCGCGTCGCTGCGGTCCCGGGACGCCAAGCGGGCGGTCGTGATCGGCGGCGGGTACATCGGCGTCGAGATGGCCGAGGCGCTGATCCGGCACGATCTCCAGGTGACACTGGTCGAGCGCGCCGAGCAGCCGATGAACACGCTCGACCCGGACATGGGGGCGCTGGTCACCGATGCGCTGAAGGGCTTCGGGGTGGACGTCCGGACCGGCGTGACGGTGCAGGGCGTCGAGCTGGACGACGACGGCTGGGTGCGTGCGGTCGCCACCGACGCGGGTGAGTTCGCGGCCGACGTCGTGGTGCTCGGGCTCGGCACCCGTCCCGGCGTGACGCTGGCCCGGGACGCCGGCCTGCCGATCGGGCCGAGCGGCGGCATCGTCACCGACCGCCGGATGCGCGTTCCGGGGCATGACGGCATCTGGGCTGCCGGTGACTGCGTCGAGGTGGTGCACCGGGTGACCGGGCGTCCGGCGGCGATCCCGCTCGGCACGCACGCGAACAAACAGGGACGTGTCGCGGGCATCAACATCGGCGGCGGGTACGCGACGTTCCCCGGCGTCGTCGGTACCGCGGTGACGAAGGTCTGCGAACTGGAGATCGCCCGCACCGGGCTCCGCGAAGCCGAGGCCGAGGAGGCGGGGTTCGCGGTGGTCAGCGCCTCGATCGAGTCCCACACGGTCGCGGGTTACTACCCGGGAGCGAACACCGTCACGGTGAAGCTGGTCGCCGAACGGGGCACCGGGCGACTGCTCGGCGGACAGATCGTCGGGGGAAACGGGGCCGCGAAACGGATCGACGTGCTGGCGGTCGCGCTCTGGAACGGGATGACGGTCGACGAGATGACCGGCCTCGACCTCGGGTACGCGCCCCCGTTCTCGCCGGTCTGGGATCCCGTCCTCGTCGCTGCTCGAGCGGCGTCAGACGCGGTGCACGGCTGA